In Ptychodera flava strain L36383 chromosome 6, AS_Pfla_20210202, whole genome shotgun sequence, the sequence TGACCACgggcattctgttgttcttaaatgatggtgtataagcgtgtaaacatgatttcgtaTTTTGGTTTCCGTTTGCCGCTGGAGAACTTACatcgtgatttaaaaaaataaaagcctcaacaaaaatgaggtattattaatacaaaagaaacagtcgCATTCTGCTGGTTCACCAAATTGATTATTCTTTCCCTCACACCCGGTCATTCTGCACCGCGGCATGCACGGCAGAGTTCTTACCAGCGCGTATTTACCGCAATCATGAAGCGCGTATTCGAAGTGCGGCGGAGAATGACGATGGTACGTTGCTATGACTGCCGCGTACATGAGCGCGGTGGCTGGAATGGAACGTGCACGCGACAACAGCTATGCACGCGAGCGCCTCTGAACTGTCGTCTGCTGTCCCGGCCTcagaaatgtatatatatacaagggtatgctcatatgaacatggaacctgacgatgtgcgttacaaaaaagGGGGGACAGGGGGGACAGATACTATTACCCTCTAAAACGTCCGCAAAAGGtaaacaaattttttatttttgcaatgtaactcactgacgatagaacgtaaaatacagaatgaaaacaaaaaaaaaaatgtgaaaatgtaacccttgacctgccAGGCTTGTTCACGTTCCGTTCGACCAAAACAGACTGAGTGaaaagaaatgcacatttgaaataatcttCCGGGTTCTATCGAAAGGCtttcactaaaactgaaaaaagattaaatgttcttctttggaatattatattggaaggtttttactacgaagagaaataaagaaatatgccCTTTCTTCTGCGCATGACGAAACCACAGAACGGCAATTGCTATATTAGCGTATTTTCGAACATCCAAAGTCGCTACCGGATAACGgcaatttgtaacgcacatagtcagggttagcgatgcatttattctcggtcatatttcgaatatctactacgtctgtcattttcataacttgatgTGTGCTACGATGCCATTTCAAATCCCATACGTCGTTTTCGCAACGGAATTCGACTCACATCATCGGTAAATAATGTCGTCcagaaatgatttgcataccCTTGTGTATAAATTATATCATTATGTGAAACGACACAGTGCAGGTCGCGCGCGTACCTATAGTACGCGTATATATGCGTGCGTCGTTCCGCCGCGACGTTTAGCATCGAAAGAATACGGTCGATGTGGTCGCTTGTGACGTTCCCGTAGACACGTCCGACCTTGATCTGGTTTTGTAGCTAAGTAggcatttcaatctgaacggcattctgttataaatttcttacacagttatcatcaaagttcgtatttacatataattagcttagtttattcagactatcaattcagaacaacagagtgcCCGTGCTTTGACTGGCATACACCTGGAAATAGAGATTCTAATTGTATTCTATATTACTATCTTACCAAATCAGAAGACAAATTACAATACCATTCATCTGATAAATGTGTACGCCAATGCAATTACCAAGTTTCACAGCATTTGAGAAGTTAAAAGGTTGTAAACTACTAAAAATATCTCATGGTGTTATCTAATACTTAGAACGCCATTAACAGTAACTTTTTGTGTAATTCTTAGTATTTCATCCTCGTCATTAAGTGCAGCATCTTGTCCtataacaaaatatatttaaattcacattgaaaaaaacttgtcaacacagcctgtatttgGATAATGTTCAGTCCTGCTTTTGTCAATTCAATTTTAGTCCAGACTTGTATATACACTTTACGACCATAATATTGTTGTATGTGCACAGTGTGTGGTGTTGGTAAGGCTAATATTTTTACATCACGGCATTCCAGGCAGGAAATGGAAGATGGACTGGTTttataataaaacaaaaagcatgaaaatattatcaaaagttacagctattgtcacCTTCACGCTAACACTTGAATGTGGTCAACTCACTCATCTTCTAATTGTATccaatcaatgaaaatatgacTAACATGATGTACAAGAAGCCAATTTAGGGCCTTACTCTGTCTTAATTGTATTAGTAGAGGAAAATTGGTCCTCTCGTAATGAAAGGAAAATCAATAAACAAGATGATTAGtcattgcatatgtgtgcattTATCACATCTGCATCTGTTATTGAGAACACATTGATGAACAGGGATGACTCTCATGATATTTAGTGTCGTTTCAAGGATTTGTGTCTGATTGTGGTATTGATTGCTTGTCAATGTGTGTCATTGGCGGCATTGGTCAACAGTTTGTACAAGGGCAGGCTTATGAACATGTTATCAGAAAGAAATTTTATGTTATCAAACCATGAAAAAGTATCCAAATGGTTTGTTAAACACCACACAGAGTAAATTGAAAGAGCTATGGAGTAGCTAGTCATTTCCCACCCAGAGTTGTACATCATTCTCCAGGTAATATTTTCATAGGCACTGTGCCTGTTTTTGTCATATCTGTAGTTTTCATTCGTTTCATCGAAAGAATTCTAGGCTAGGTGCTATATCGCATAGGAAAACACTTTGTTCTGaatttactttcaaattgaTTTTATGCTACACTATGTCATATGTTCTATGCTCCACTATTTCATATAAGTTGGCCAGAAATGTTGTAAAGGACAGGAATTAAttgcattacatttcacaagaagCACACAATAACAAAGTCTGCGTTTGATAAAACTGTTGCTAAAGGGTGACATTCAACAATATTTGGAATGTGGGTATGTTCTCATGGAAGAGATCCAAGCCATACATACAAGACTGTTTCTCATAATCCTCACATACATACAGGCCTCAGGCTGTATGCTCATGCATGAGGGGGCAATATCACACTTGAATGGCGTCATTTCTTATTTGGTGCAATGTCACATTGCTGTTGTTTAAACCtatcataattttaatgaaatgaacatgCATGTCAGTCATAGTTATACTCATTACATGTTGATGTCACGTGTGTGTTTGCAACAGAGCTTTATGTAATGAAGGAAAGCACGTACATGTGTATTCAGAGGGCTTGAAATGTTCGGTCAGATGGGTGTTGGTCAGGTTTCTGGCACTGTGCTCTCGTTATTTATAACAGTGCAGATGTAACTGTAACTCGTCCACCATGATTTTTCAAGCAATGGCGGTGGTAAATCTGCAGCAATGTCTGGCAAAAGGTCGGTGattcatgaaagaaaaagaaaacaataaataaaaaaacagcaagaagaaaacaataaaaaaaaaagcaagaaaacaaaaacGATAATGTACATATCTACTGAAAATGAATTCTTGGCAAGGACAATATCAGTAACACTTGTCTTCATGTATCACACAGTCCTTCACGGCAAGTAATTCATGTGTAATCTGTCAAGCAgccatacagacagacatgctACACAGATGTGAAAACATCAACATCCCAAAAATGTACCTTGCCAGCTGCAGAATTTGCATGTGAAACATATTTCTCCAACTGTCTGAGCAAATACATGTTGAACTACCTCTCCCATGCAGTATGGCAACATGTTGGAAGCACAGAAAAGATTGAAACAAAAGCAGTGAAATAAATGGCCATAGAGGGCACACTTTTATTGAATGGGAATCACATATATGTCAGGTTATCTAATGATTCCATTTATATCAttgtacagaagtcaaaatatcatcaagatattatatatattagttATCTCTGTGATTAATTCAAGTCTTTAATGAGATATAATTGTCTTGTTGGATTTCAACccaatgtacatgtgtatgttgtATGTGTTGTGTTGATCAGTTTTGCATGTACTCTGTAGCAAAAGTTGAAGAACACAGTTAAATGGTTCAGCAACTATTGCAATACTTCTATACCTCAGGGTTAACTCTGACATTATTCAGGATAGACCctgtaaaatgattttgaagttgtAATTGGATTCATTGGCTCAGTGCTCTCAACAAAAACCACTACATGATAGGAGATATGATGCTGATGTGAGACATTCCTAAGAAGGGATTTACAAATTACAGGTAAGTATGAGTGATACTAACAAACCAATTTAGAATACTACCACAATAAGCGCTGCtatgtttttgtaaactttACAGGTCAGCTTCTCCAAGCAATGGCTATACTATAATGAACAGACTGAGTATGGAAAACCTTACGGAACCCATCACCAAGGACTTAGAATTCCAGGTCAATGACCCTTTCCTGCTCTACAGGAATACCAAAGGGGCAAGTAAGTTACAAAGACCAATCAAATTTCCATGAAATCCACAGCACTTTAATAAAAGCAGCATTGCTGAATTATATCACAGTTCCAAGAAACACGTAGCATTTATGAAATATATCACAGTTACAAAAATATCAACACTTGCGATTTTGATGGATTACAAGATGTTTGCAGGGATGGTGGATAgaagtacatgtaccagtacataTTGTgacatcatttgaaaaatcttcaaatgcattctttttttgtcaaaattttatttataccCATTTAGATAACACAGGCCGTCAGCGTAGGTCTCACTGATTGTTTATTTATGTCATTTGTCTCTCAATCTGGAAAATACTAAAGAAAGATTCAAAATAATAAACCTTTTAGTTTGGGTGTTTCATAATAACAGGGATAGTGTTCTATCTGTAGTAATTTAAAGTTGTTGACAACATCTATATCATAAAACAAGAATCATTCTGGGTGTAATTACATCACATTACCTACTAGCATACATGGTATGCAGTCAAGAGCTAACACAGCACTCTTACTCAAGGTCTCCTTACAAACTTGATATTGAACAAACAGAAATGCTAGACAATTTTTCACTCTTTCAGAAATATAAGACCAAAAATCGGTGCAAAAGCTGTTATGGCAAACATGTTTTGTTATTGCATActtgcattttgtaattttacctCTGACAAATTCTTGATAGTTTGATCATTTGAAATGTGAAGCCTAACACATATCTGGTCAGTAAGCTCCCTTCTATTAATGGTTGATATGGGATATACTATTTTGAGGGAACTGACTGTATTTCTTCATGTAGGTATTTATGGGATCTGGTTTTATGACAAGGATGAATGTACAAGGATTGGTGACATCATGCATCGGTGAGTGTTTTTACAAACTGAGAATCTAATGGTCCAAGCTCCAAAGATACAATTATTTTTGCATTTAGTTTACATTTGTAAGTATATGCCATGCTGCAAGCAGACAGACCACTTATTATTGAAACACAGTTCTATTACTTGATGAtcacaaatgaaagaaagacgaaACCACTTTGATGGAGGAAACTCTGTATTTCACCTGTTATCTTATATTATATGAACTTGAAGTTGTCTGTTGCCAGGGTTAGGTTCAATGaccttttggtgatttttctgaTGTACttccatatatggtatgacAAAAACAAGTACTGTCACATAGTTCATGCTAATATTGTAAGAATGTTATGAGTaacatttgaaaaagaaaatcacaaaTGACATTTTATCACAGATTTCCAAAATTGAACTCCCATCATGCACATCTTTCTTCACAAATTTCAATTCCTGATTACATATTACTTATGTTGTTGATTCCCTGGCATGTCACTCTGTGCCATCACTTCTGTCATTGATTCCCTGGCATGTCACTCTGTGATCAAAACGGAAGCACTGCCCTAAGATTATCTTTCAGAACATCTCCAGCTTTCAAGTGAGAGAAAAAGATCACTGCGAAATGCATACTTTTTTATAAGCATGTCTGTGTATCTCAGAGTCAATACTGTGTTAATTGGTGACTTCATGTCATGACCCGATGATAATGGTCATCTGAAAGTGCTTGCTTCATGTGCCATAGAGGAACCAAATCTGCTTCAAAAGCCCAATGGTTTACCATAATGGTTGTACCATAATGGTCATGGTGAAAAGGGGCATGAGTTCTGAAATCAAAATCTTGATTTCAGTTGAGTTCAAGGTGatctgaaagaaaataaatactgacTGATCATGAACCCTGACAGTTGGTTAGATGAAAAATGTTAACCATTGATTCCAACTCTTTGTTACAGAATGACTATATCAGCTGGTCAGGAGGACACAGAGAGCAACACATCCAGTATTGATGGTAATTCCACCACAGGCAGTGAAAAAAGTAACCCTATTGACATCATGCAGATGTTGAGCAAGGCTCAGTCTGACTATAACAAAGGCAGCGGTGACTCTCTAAAGTCCTCCTCTGACACAGGAAGTGTGTCGTCTGGTTCTGTGGCTGCTCTACAGCATGAAGGCAAGACAAAGACAGATATCATGAGCATGCTCAGCAAGGCTCAAGATGAATACACAAAGAAGGTATTAAAATGACAGCTTtatttgacctctgacctacTGTCGGCACCTTTCATAATAATGTCTCAATGACATTGAATGATGCTCAGGTGTTGTTTACTGACGAAGACTTTATTTCAGACCACCACAATACTATAAATGACACAATTGTTGAAATCACAGCACAAATTCCCACTTTACTGCCGCATATGATTTATATTAAAATGTTTAAACTGTGTTGTGACTGTTTAAAATGTTAGCCGTGACTATTTGTTCCAATGACGGTGTATGGATGTGAATGACCAATGTTCATAAGAAATATCTCCACATGACTAATAACACTCAATTTATTGTTACATTGTATTGGTACTCTCAAGCTGTTGTCACATTCTATTGTTACTCTCAAGCTATTGTGTCATTGGCATTGCAGGCACAACAGACTCCCAAGAAGGAGGAACCAAAACACATGACAGAAGTGCCTGCGGCAAATACCATGGTAACAGCTAGTAACATTGTGAAACCAGTGCCAGTGAAGGCAGACTCCACCTCACCAAagaggacagacagacacacagcgGAGGTACCCTACAGTGGTGCTCAGAATCCACCACAACAATGGAAGCAAACAAAACGTAAAACACAGACAGAACAGTATAGGTCCCATCAAGAGACACAGAACCCACTGCCCCCAGCACATGTTAAGAATGTCACTGGTGCCAGTGCTAGGGAAGGTACAACTCATGATCAGATATCAGGAGTTGGCTTGAACAAGGTGGTGGCAGGAGTGTGTTTGAGAGGTTACTTTCCAATCCTGGTGCCACCAGTGTACAAACTCTTGAACAAGAAATAATTGCTGAACCACAGAAACGGTCGATAGTTGACCAGCCTGAAGATGAGAAACTTGCACAGGTCCTGCTGCATAAGTTACAGATTGTACAGCAACAGAGAGATCTGATGTCAAGGCCAGTGGCCATTCCTTCCACTGTATCTGATCcacaacagcagcaacaacCTCCATTACAAATTTCTCCTGTCAAATTCCCAGTCGCAACTCAACAAAACCCAGTACTAATGCAGGTTCCAAGCAACATGTTGCCTGTAACACAGTCTCCGGGCAGCCAGAGTGTTACCAAAACCAGCCTGCCTCAGAGTGTACAGCAACTGTCTTCTGGAAATGCATTCTTACAAGGCTTAGCTGGAATGCAAACTAATGTAGTGACCAGTCCGAGTCAAGCAAGGAATCAAGCTACTTCCTTGGTATGTAGCAACAGTAAAGCCATCTACTCATTCACCAAATCACTTCCATCCTTGAAAAGGAAAATTGTGACATATATGCATGATGTCATCATGCATGAGCAATGCTATGCAGTGCTCACTCAGAATTCTAATGgatatacaaaaaatattttgataaattaatgATTTCTCCCCAAACTGGAATGAAACTTCTGTAAACATATACATCTATAGATTGATATAGGGGTTTCCTGGAActtttaaacaggaacttcccctataaaagctggcttatcgtaaatctatgcaaatgtaaaaaaaccacgctactgatcagacgtgccgtgtttggtccaaGAATCCCatgattttgccatgtttcaggcgttcattgtcattgaatcttgcatatgatgtttgtgaatatatagcgactaaacttgagtcaaatataaattgaaaatatgttCCGTCTTTTGTCGGAGAAGGcatgtgtttcaaaatgtgttccctgtacgaccatttgacccctctttgcatatgtcacgtaAGTGCCGATcgtgattattcaaatttatcatacggtcaaagcgatgccacaagaattcaaaaactcccgcctAGTGTATGTAAATGGTtacgtcatcagtaatccccctattgtgcgcccacggtcctgtaagttCCTGTTTAACTGTTTCAccattaatagtcgcgccagcggcttactgactacgcaagcgcatattcataatatactatgcgagtaaccggaagtgtacccttctttcgtgggcgccaccatgtttttttgagtgctcgtaaataaacaaattcgaaatgtgctctctattattttaacatgccattaataaaatatatcttttttattagcgtgtaattattattatccaccctgtcgctgatacaaaatttcttatcacgcctaaaaattaaaagaagcgagaaaactgtcgtgcatatgaacaagaacattcgcaaagaatgctgggattgaatcttagaaaggcgccctctgtgttaataactatgtgcaaaatttacacgtttttagaagtaacgctggttttcagcttacaatatcggaagttaggcggtacagttactattgcaaagttaatgatggtacaatacgtcccttgttaaacacaatagatagtaatcatggtaaaaattgcaaatttatgtcaaacttttttacacataacagaaaatctatacctacagggtctgacatcgtgtacgtgaactgtcatcagagggtaaaccggtcatacttgtacaaacgtatatagaaagtaacaattaactctattttatcctttatgattactaatcatgaatcgatacaaataatatttttaatctcaacgcctggcgcgacaccaagggctgagccctatataatattatctgGTCAAACTCCGCAGTTTTTGGAATAATCAGATCTCTATGCACTGAAGTCAAAGTTTGTAAATGTTTTTCCAATGTCAGTAACCTATGTCTCAATCATTCTTATGGTTTGATTGCAGCCTGTTGGAGCTGGTAAACAGTCCAGCACTGAACTGCTATCACCAATGGTATTTCTGTCATCTCAAACAATACCAACATTGCCGAGTAATCAGTCCACGTCCATGTCAACAGCAGCGGCTAATTTGCCAAGTAATCAATCTCTTAGTGGACTGTCTCAAATCTATGGCACTGTTTCCCCTCTCGGTAAAATGGTCAGTCAACAAACAATCCATCATcatcagcaacaacaacaacaacagcaacaacaacaacaacaacctgTTCAACAAGTGGTAGTTCCCCAGCTTACAAAAGAACAATTGAAGCAAACTCTGATTACCCTTTTGCAGGTAAGTATATTTTAAGTTTTAGTTTTCTGCTCAAAAAAGTACACATGGCTTCAATTcctaacattttgaatttcatatgttTACAACCTTTGAGTCAAGCAGTATTGAATTTCTGTGATGCATGTATTTCAAGAGTTTCCCAGATGAAGTTTGGATGGCATTTTTTGTTTAGCTGTGTTAGTGTATGGGTTTATCCTTCCATCCACAGTCCCCGCACTGCTTCTAGatggatttcattcaaagttcaGTTCAGAAACCTCATGATGAAAATAACCCATGGGTACgttgttgttgaacatttcaaGTCCAGCAAGACTGTTATCGGTTGCATGAAAATTTCTTTCATTAGAGAAAACCCGTTGGTATCCATACTATATCATGTTGGCTTAGCAAGTATTATGAAAAGCTTGAAATGCATGTAATTCATACCCTTGAGAATTGTTTCCCAGCTAGCACAGCATGGTAATTATGTTCATGCATGTCATAAATTTTAGTGATAGAAATGAGTTCCGACTTCCTTAGCAATTGCTTCTGACATTGAAAGATAATTTAGTTTAAAGctgattattagtccccacggacaccgtccggggggacttataggtttggtcatgtccgtgcgtgtgtgcgtgcgtccgtgcgtgcgtgcgtgcgtccgtctgtgcgtccgtccgttcacgcagatatctcagagatgccagaagcaatttcattcaaacttggtacaaggattacttcatatgtcgtacagatgcacgtcgatttgttttgtgatacgatccaatatggctgccaggcggccattttattacgattttttcatgtacagagccataattcaggcatgtttcaactgattttattcaaagctggtac encodes:
- the LOC139135806 gene encoding mRNA-decapping enzyme 1B-like, with the protein product MAAASAAGRMNLAALQQQDPYITHIVDTATQVALYSFNPGANEWEKTNVEGTLFVYARSASPSNGYTIMNRLSMENLTEPITKDLEFQVNDPFLLYRNTKGASIYGIWFYDKDECTRIGDIMHRMTISAGQEDTESNTSSIDGNSTTGSEKSNPIDIMQMLSKAQSDYNKGSGDSLKSSSDTGSVSSGSVAALQHEGKTKTDIMSMLSKAQDEYTKKAQQTPKKEEPKHMTEVPAANTMVTASNIVKPVPVKADSTSPKRTDRHTAEVPYSGAQNPPQQWKQTKRKTQTEQYRSHQETQNPLPPAHVKNVTGASAREGTTHDQISGVGLNKVVAGVCLRGYFPILVPPVYKLLNKK
- the LOC139134497 gene encoding mastermind-like domain-containing protein 1 → MSRPVAIPSTVSDPQQQQQPPLQISPVKFPVATQQNPVLMQVPSNMLPVTQSPGSQSVTKTSLPQSVQQLSSGNAFLQGLAGMQTNVVTSPSQARNQATSLPVGAGKQSSTELLSPMVFLSSQTIPTLPSNQSTSMSTAAANLPSNQSLSGLSQIYGTVSPLGKMVSQQTIHHHQQQQQQQQQQQQQPVQQVVVPQLTKEQLKQTLITLLQTDEEFVGKIHQAYLMSMSKT